The following DNA comes from Miscanthus floridulus cultivar M001 chromosome 5, ASM1932011v1, whole genome shotgun sequence.
GATTTTACAAGTAAAAGATGGACAAATTGCCTACATCAAGCAGGAAAGTTAGCAATCGGAGTCCAAACATGCCATGACTGAGGTTTGGTCCAACAAGCAGcaatcaagaaaaaaaaatgccACGATTGATGCAGAAGCATTTGGAAATGCACAAAGGTACTAACACAGTACAGTTGTTATCATTGCACTCTCTAAACTTTAAGTTGCAGAAATCATTATAGGTCAGTCATTCAGAAAGAAGACTATATCAGCAAATAAAATCGTGACGAAATAGTGGGGAAAATAAATCTGATCAACCAAATTTTGGAAACCCAGTAGAGAACTAGGTAAGAGTAAAATAAGGGGAAAATATTCAGACAATGTTTCACCTTGCCTTTCCGCAGGAAGAGAACTATCAACTTGTTCTACTTGTAGCCACTAACTATTGATCGAGAACAAAGTGGGCCAAAAACAATGTATTCGTCCATCACGAGAAATTGACTATTGACAATCAAAAACATTGAAGTGATTTTTTATTAGAATGGAAAATTATAGCATGGCTCAAAAGCAGACAGacctttcttgatcaaccctCCAATTAGATAAAGAGAGCTGTCATTATTGATTGATGCATGTGAATATTTATAGGCTAGTTCAAAATTAACCCAAACTGAAACTTCCACGCAATAATGAACTATCAATTTGTATGTACCTTGGAGAGGGGCATCGGCTCTTTATATAGGAGACTGGGAGTCGACTCTGTGCACCACAATGGAGTAGTAACTGTGTCAAATTAGTGGAAGTGTTTCAGCTCATCTAGTGACAAAAGTGATACTAGTGCAAGCAGCACATATTGGTGACAGATGAAAGGAAttcaggccgcgtttagttcggccGATTTGGCGCCGGCCGAATCGCTGTAGCGACACTGTtgctacagtgtcgttttgtttttgtttggtaataattgtccaattgttgactaattaggctcaaaacgttcgtctcgcaaagtacaactaaactgtgcaattagttttttatttcgtcaacatttagtactccatgcatgtaccgcaagtttgatgtgacggggaatcttctttttgcatagtgccaaagtttgaaatcgtgggaactaaacatggcctcagTTAATTAGATTTGATGTGCCTGTTAACATGCCATTTTATCGATTTAGTCAGACTTTCCATTACTTCAACTCAGAAACCAGAGTCAATTAGACATTGGACTTGAGGACAAACATAGAACAAAGAAAGCTGTTCTGGATTGGAAGGAATAAATAAATGGTCTTGCCAGTGTAATATAAAGTCTATTTTTAGTGTGATCAAGTTGGCGTATGTTCACTTGTAATCTGTGAGAGCTTAGTTTTCCAAATCTTGCAAAGAGGTAAGAGTAATCTGTTTTGAAGGCAGTGTGGGAGATCACGTTCCATCGGCAGAAATGTGGTGTATGATACGGATCAGGTATCATCGATGTATAGCAGAAAGAAGCTACGGATCAGGTATCATCTACGATTCTACGTCAATGGAGTGGCTTTTGAGGCTTCCCAATTAAGCCCGCGGGCATACCACGGCGCCGAGGTGGCTGTCGAAGACGGTGTGCCAGCAGGCGGAGTGCGTCGGCGTCGACGTCGACGCCCAGGCTATCGAGCTCGCGGGTCACGGCGGCTGGCGAGCAGGCACACCGGCACGTCCGCGAAGCGCGGGGCCGGGCTCCAGGCAGATCGGGCAGAGCGCCGCCTCCTGCTGTCGGCCCGTGGGCGCCGGCACGGCGACCCCGCCTCCTCTCGAGCTCCGCCACAGACGATCCCGCGTACCGACGGCCTCCGCTCAACCTCTGCCACGCCCGAGCCTGCGGCGGCCTCCAGCACGGCGACCCCTAGGTGGCCCATCTCGGTGGCTTCCGATGGAAGGCAAAGGTCTGTAACGCCGTGTGCGTTGGTAACGGAGATGCGAGTTGCGAGCGGTGGATTTAGGATTGATGCAAAGCCACGTGTCACGTCAAGGATGAGGGTCTTTCAGATTACCAAAGGACCGGGTCTCCCCGCCCTGTCCGCCGCACCGCACCATGAGACGATAGGCCTAATCGGACGACGAGGTGCAAGTCGGCTGCCACGTCAGCTTATCGGCCTCTGATATCGGATATTCAACTGCCGATAAGATGCTAGATCTGCTAGCACTATTTGTTAAAAGTAACATCTAAACCTACAATTGTTtatttaaataaatattattCTGGTAAAAAAATTCCTACATGTTCCGGTTTCTTCTCGTTGCAAGGAGGTGACAAGGGTGGATGCATAACGCGGGCCTCTAGGAATTGGGCTTGTTTGCGGGCCGTTGCATACGGCGGCCCACAGTTAGTTAGTTCTCACGACGGACGGAGCGGAAGATTATGGATCGTCGATCCGGGCAGGCGTGCCGTATTTTTGTGAGGACCGATGGAGTTTAATCTGCTTTTTAAATAACAGCACAACAAACTCAAAATATATATCAACGATGTACAATATGGATCTggagaacggcggcggcggcggcggcggcggcgcgttgaATAACCAGCAGGTGCTGccccagcaagaagaagaagaagaagcgggCGGCGGCGTCCAGCTGGCGATTCCCGATCCGGCGGCCGACTACCTGAGTTCCCGCGACATAGCGTTTCAGTGCGTCGGGGCCGTGATGGGTTTGTCCGTCAGCGCGCTGCTCCTCGGCCTGAGCTTCGCCAAAGCCCTCTCCGTTAGCCACTGGGCGGCGCTCGTGGCGTGcggcgccctcgccctcgccatcGCGTGCGGCTTGTTCGCCATGGTATGCTGCCTCAGCTCAAATTCATCGCTCTAGGGGCTCGGCAGATGAGATGAGATTCATTCGCCGGCCGGGCACGCACAGTTTAGTTCCAATATATGCCATAGATcgacgtcgtcgtcgtttttgtactatatctatctatattaaatatatatgtaataataatgatCATCATGACATCATCCGATCCCATGAGGCCATGAAGCATATGAACACAAGCTTTCTATTTCCAATCGATCACTAGCTGCTTATTTGTTACAACATGCGTATGGACTGGATGGAGACTTAAGAAAAAACAAGCTTCAAACAGCTAGCTAGCTTTCTCCCGTTTGTTGTTCACGATCGATGCGATCTAGAGCACGAGGCTGCCGGCGGCGTCGACGACGGTCTCGACGACGGACCACGGCAGCTCATCTCCAGCAGCGCCGGCGTTGCGCGCGGAGCAGTTGGCGCGGACCTGTCCCTGGgaccccgtgagcacgttgatctgCCCCATCTTGACGTACGAGTATACAAACTGCTCGAAGAAGGCGTTCTGGTCAACAGCAAACTTTGTCACCAGAGGCCTGGTGGTGGCGTTGCTGAGCAGGTCCTGGTCCGACGTGAAGAGGCCCTCCCGGTTGAGCAGGTCCACGTAGTACTTGTTGTCGAAGGTGTTGGGCGTCCGGACGTCGTTCACCGTGGTGTTCACCGTCGTGTTGGTCGGGCACGTCCCGTACAGCTGCCCCGCGAAGAACTTGTTCAGCGTCGGGTCCTGCGTCGGGAACAGACGGTTGCCGAAGGAGCTGCAGTGCGCGATGCCTACGGTGTGGCCGCCGGACAGCGCCACCAGGTCCGTCGTGTCCAGGTTGATCTTCGCCAGGAAGGACAGGAGCGTTGGCACCTTGGACGTCGGCGGCGGGAGCGCCGCCAGGACGGCCGCGTTCGACGCCGCCGCTAGCCCGTCTCGCCTGCCCAGCGGCACCTTGTACGCCGGACCGCCACCCTGCatgcatatataattatataataAAGCATGATGAGCTGATGATGATCAAAAGTGGCTGCTGTCAGTTAACAACTCTGACAATTACACTCATAATTAGTTAATAATAAAGTGATATCAGGAAGATGATGACTACGATGGTTGCTGCTAGCCGACATCGACGACCAAGGACCGTGCACAGTTATTAGCTGCAGCAGCCCCATAATCCAGCCACGTGGGGAGATAGTGACACGTACGTTTCATCTGCCACTGCAACTGCCCTAGTACTGTACTTTGCCGCTGCATTTTCAAAGCGACGAATACAACGGAGACCAGACCATTCAGCCTGGTttagtttctcaaaaaaaaaaaaaaaactttatattctgtcacatcgaatgttttgaTGCCTACattaagtattaaatataaactaaaataataattaattgtacagtttgcgagtaatttgcgagacgaatcttttaagcctaattaatccatgatcttacaataaagtgctacagtaacccatgtGCTAACgccggattaattagacttaataaattcgtctcgctcTTTAaagacggattctgtaatttgtttttgtattagtatccgaacactacATGCAACACCCCTGTATAACACTCGATGTGACATCTAACAATTTTACACGATAAACTAAACAAAGCCTCAACCTTTTGCGTTGACCCGTGCCATTGGCCGGCTCATAAATATACAGGTAAactaggtgctcactataattaaTACGTATCTCGTTATTATTAGAAACTCCTCGCAAAAAAAACACAAATTAGtggaaaaaaaaacatttatGAGCAGTACAAAAGTTGTTGTGGCTTTGTGAAAAGCTTACTACAAGCTGTAGGTTTTTATGACACAGTATGCCAAATACTTATGTAGTTCTGTAAAATTAAGTTCAACTAATATTATCACCCCAGTTACAATGCAAAGGCCTGATTACTTCATATTAAATTTTAAAACTTTCATAAAAGTAGCTACCATTACTTTTATTTTCCTTTGTTTAAAAGTATTAAAGTCACtcgaaagattttttttttggtcaTTGTCTTGTCTTAATAAATTACATGGACATATTCTGATGGAAAATAGTGGTTGGATGCATATGACCATGTCATGTCTAAACTACGAGAAAAACTCGTGACAAACCATGGCCAGTTTGGAATGGCTCCAACTCCTGCAACAACCTCTGTGGATCGGAGCCGGAGCTGTTTTGAACTGAAAAACTGGAGCCGCAAAGCATGGCTCCTTTAGTCCTTTATTAAGTGCTTCGACTCTAGATAGTAATTGAAGATATATATGCAAACACTTTTGTACCGAAAAAGTAGTTTTTTTTTGTTCCACTACACATATTCTTGCCATGTTGATGTTGAAAAAGTAGGGCCATCCATGTGAAGTTACATGTACCACACGGCATAACAAAAAAGTAGTTTTTTTTTGTTCCACTACACATATTCTTGCCATGTTGATGTTGAAAAAGTAGGGCCATCCATGTGAAGTTACATGTACCACACGGCATAACAtggggtgtgcgtgtgtgtgtttaTAACAAGAAGGAAAAGTAAGTACGTGTGTGTGGGATGCATGCCTCAACAGTCAAGAGAGTATAACATATATGCATATGATTGGACGACTTTTATTTACTGTGCGCAGATGAATATATAAAGCAAAGAAAGCAATCGCGTAGACGACGCGTACTACACGTACCAGGGCAACGGATTCACGGGCGGCGAGCGTGACGATGTCGGCGCAGGAGACGACGCGGCCGCACGCCTGCTCGAGGCGGGCGCGGATGTCGTTGACGGCCTTGAACGCCGCCGGGCGGAGCGTGAGGTTGGGCGGCGACAGCTGCTCGCTGGGCTGGGTGGGCGTGGAGTCGAGCAGGACGGAGGCGTCGCAGCCCTGcacgaagcagtcgtggaagtgGAGCCGGATCAGCGCGGCGGCGAGCCCCACGTTCTGCCGCACCGCCGACGACAGGAACTCCTTCACGATGGACTCCGCCTTCGGGCagctcttcttgtagaagtcgaACGACAGGCCCGGCGCCAGCGGCGGGTACCTGCCCTCCAGCAGCTCGACGTCGCCGGCGGCCGCCAGGGCCAccacggctgctgctgctgctaccagTACCAGCAGAGCAGCAGGGCGCCGAGAAGAAGTAACCGCCATTGCTGCTCTGTGCCTTGGCTAGCTGCTAGTAGGTAGCTAGGTGGGCAGATCGAGGGAGGGCGGCGTGTGGAGGCCTTGCGCGCTCGGCTGCCTCCATTTATAGCCATGGTTGCCGCCATGCGTCCTGCAAGTTGGCCGTGGGTTTAGGTGGGAGATGTAcagagacgacgacgacgggaGAGGGCTTTGTGGCTGCTGGTGCTGGTCAAACTCCAAGACGACGATGGATCGAGGAAACAGCTAGCTAGCATGTACACTGCAGTACTGTACACGTACGTGGAGCTGTGCTGTTGTTCTTCTTCCCTGTGACCacgttttttattttatttttcttctctgtACGAACCAATGCAACGATGTCGTGGCTCCCAGGGCTGTTCGGTCGAGCACACGTACGTAGTAAAGTTGCCTGAACCAGATGCAGCGTCGCCAAATGCTTGGGCCAGAACCACCTGTCTAGCTAGGCACTGTATCTCCCGGGACCAGAACCAGGCTGCATGCTCGCATCGGATTGGAGGCAAATTAATATAATAAATACTACTTTCAAGGTTAAAGTTAAACTATATTTATCTTAAATAGGTATAATTAATATTATAACAATATTCAATATTGCCGTGTGGTACATGTAACTTCATTCACATGCCCCCCTACTTTTTCAACATGGCATTTTCTAGTGATAATATCTTCTGGTACTTTCTAATAATAATATTATCTCCGTTTATTAATCCAAATAGGTATAATACTATATAACAATATTTTTCTTAACgaatttaatgatatttatttagtgtgatatataaatattagtaccattttatataaatttgagaTTTGGAGGCAAGTAGAAGCCTATTCTGTTGGGTGGGGTTTACCTACCAACCACCGATGCATGGTTCATTGTACCCAAGGTATAGTAGTATACTACTTCGTTATAAAGGCAATTCTACATCAGAACAAAGTTAAATTATCTCAAACTTAAGTCTAATCTACAAAATACTGCCAGAATTCGCAAGTCCAAATAAGTATAATATTTCTTGATAAATCTGATGATACTTATTTTTTTGTATCATATATGAAAAAGGAGTAAGCTTGGCGAGCTAGCAAGCTACTAGCAGTCCAGTCTAGCAGCCTCTTTTGTAATGCCATCCACCTACCAAAGGTTCCTTCCATTTTCCAGGCCGGTACATCTGGACCGGTGCAAGAAGAAGAAATAAAAGTTGCtcgcgatcgatcgatcgatcacttaagcatgcatgcatgcacaggtTCTCAGTATCGTATTCATTGTTGAGAAAGCAGAGTGTGATACAGTATTGCCCTACAGTTATGGGCTTGTTGTAGGCAGCAGCCAGTAAATTAAAGCAGGTTgttccatgcatgcatgtctcGAAATTTCTCTCCTCTTTCCAGGATTCCAAAGGCCAAAGTGCTgttccatgcatgcatgtctcGGGCGTTGGTATGGTAAGTTTTATTTTCTCTTGgttgtcagtttttttttttttgaccccaAGCTCATTACATCAACTAACTGACTCAGATTCCaaatgaaaaaaaagaagaataaaaattaaaattaaaGCAGCTGTCTAGAATTACAGCAAGGTACTGCTCCCTCTGTTTCAAAATATATGAGGTATGTTAATTAAGGTTTCAAAAGGTCAAACTTTGTCGATTTCGACGACTAATAATTACTCAAACTATATAGACATGATTAGTACATACGTAAAAGCTGCATCATCGATAGATCCACATCCTATGTTTTAATAAAACATGATTTCATTTTAAGAGTAAAACTCGTGGTGAAAAGTATATGTTTCTAAAGACTTCTTCCAGATCATTGTATGTTTTGTATTGGTCTTCATCTCTTCATTATTCCATCTATCTACCCACGTGATGAGCATGCATCGCTCAGCAGCCGGCCGGCCCTATCTATTGGAACCTAACTACTGCCTTTACAACGAGGTCGAGTTTATTTGGCATTTGACAAAGCTGCAACGACGACTTCCTCCCAGCTTCCTTCTGGTGGTCTAAATAAGATGAACCCgaaaaaaaataaacaaataaaGCTAGTGTGGGTGTGGTCGGCCGCCCCCTCCGCATATCCATCCATTTCAGGCCctattccaaaaattttcaccctaaagtgtcacatcgaatcttacggcacatatacgcagtactaaatgtagatgaaaaacaaaactaattacacagttgggtaagaaatcgcgagacgaaactttcgaacctaattagccaataattagacactaattgtcaaatacaaacgaaagtgctacaggaGCCAACACCAAAAAAAATtttgccaactaaacgcgccctcagTCTCTGTCCTGACAGTTTAAGGTTTTCAGCAGTTGAGATGCACGCACGCGCTAGCTAGTACTGAACGGAGTAGATGAGAAGAAAGTTAAGGCACGGTGAACGTGCAGGCTAGCGAAATGTTTCCATCTGGGCCTAGATAGCTAGCTAGTCTCCTAATTCCCTCCGCGAGCTTTCCCACTTAATTCAGTCAGCCTCTGAATCTTCCTTTTATTTGGTTATTTTAGTCTAGCCTGAAGAATATCTGTCCATCCTGAagaagcagcagcagtagcagcaactGAAATCAAACATACATGCACACAGTTGAATCGATCAACTGTATAATTAACCTACAAGTTGGGTTCTCGGCCGCTCTGATCCAGAGAATTGATTTGTCTATAATCTATCTTTCATATGTCCAGTCATCGATCATATGTATCTATATATGCACAAACTGACTTAAATGTGGGAATGGAAGAAGCTAGTAGCACGCAGTGTTTCGTATCTGGAAGCGAGGAGCTGACGGATGAGAGGAGGAATTGAAGCTGCCTTCCACCAAGCAAGGTCTGTTATTCCTGGAGTTGGTTGGCAAGTCTTGCTGAAACTTCGTCCTTAGCTTCCTTGGTTCTCATCTTCGGTGATTCAGTCCATAGATATACAACACAAGCATGTGTACAGCTGGTTGCCTAGTttctgttggcccacaggatcaccggctcaggcgagTGAAGCACTTGTCGGTCTTGTCGAGCATCcgctagtgttgtcgagcacccactagccgtgccgaccacgaacagtcGTTGTCCGTCCCACCCACTATGTCtacagctagaagaagaagggagaacagagcatgcacgcaTAATACAAGAcaacagcgttggccgaagccctgtctgtgagatgataaatctgaactctctttactgagttgccgtggtagtctatttatacaactatcTATCTAATCCTAGTGCAgcccacatgctgtaacagtaactagataacatacagggctgactctgcgccggccactgcatggcTACAGTGTTgcgggtgagccgtgcggcgtctgcacctacagcggctacagtatcacagcatggGGCCTTTTTTATGCCGCATTCCCTTGTTG
Coding sequences within:
- the LOC136451133 gene encoding cationic peroxidase SPC4-like — encoded protein: MAVTSSRRPAALLVLVAAAAAVVALAAAGDVELLEGRYPPLAPGLSFDFYKKSCPKAESIVKEFLSSAVRQNVGLAAALIRLHFHDCFVQGCDASVLLDSTPTQPSEQLSPPNLTLRPAAFKAVNDIRARLEQACGRVVSCADIVTLAARESVALGGGPAYKVPLGRRDGLAAASNAAVLAALPPPTSKVPTLLSFLAKINLDTTDLVALSGGHTVGIAHCSSFGNRLFPTQDPTLNKFFAGQLYGTCPTNTTVNTTVNDVRTPNTFDNKYYVDLLNREGLFTSDQDLLSNATTRPLVTKFAVDQNAFFEQFVYSYVKMGQINVLTGSQGQVRANCSARNAGAAGDELPWSVVETVVDAAGSLVL